The window TCGTACGGTGAAACTAGAACGTGTTCTAGTCAGGGTCGGCACTAGGATCAGCCTGCGTCCCGCCCAAGGCGCTCGGAGCGAGGTGAACAGGTGACGTTCGATGTCCACGAGTTGGATCATTTCCTCCTCGTGGCAGCGGCCGTCACGTTCTTGGCCGTCCTGGCCGTGCGCGCGAGTTCTCGCTTCGGCATGCCCTCGCTGCTGGTCTATCTGCTGATCGGCTTCATCCTCGGCGACGGGATCGGCTTCCACCTCGACGATGCCCAACTGGCCCACGCGCTCGGATTCGCCGCTCTCGCGGTGATTCTGGCCGAGGGTGGCCTGACCACCAACTGGGAGGACGTGCGACCCTCCATGCGACTCGGTGGTCTGCTCGCCACCGTGGGCGTCGTGGTCTCGATCGCGGTCGTCGCGGTGGGCGCCAAGTTTCTGCTGGGCTTCAACTGGGAGATGGCCCTGCTGCTCGGTGCCATTACCGCCCCCACCGACGCGGCTGCCGTCTTCTCGGTGCTGCGGGCACTGCCGCTGCCCAGGCGTCTCGTCGCCACCCTCGAAGCCGAATCCGGTTTCAACGACGCCCCCACGGTCGTGCTGGTCACCCTGATCGCCAGCGGTGCTATCTCCGAGAACCACCCCGGCCTGATCGCACTGATCGTGATCGCCGAACTGTTCGCGGGTGTGGTGATCGGTGCGGCCGTCGGCTTCGGAGGAGCGTGGATCCTGCGGCGCGCCGCGCTGCCCGCATCCGGCCTCTACCCGATCGCCACCTTCTGCGTGGCGTTCCTGGCGTACGGCAGCGCGGCGAGCGTCCACGCCTCCGGCTTCGCCGCGGTCTATGTCGCGGGACTCGTCCTGGGCAACAGCGAGCTGCCCCACGGCGCCGCCACGCGGTCCTTTGCAGAAGGCGTCGGCTGGATCGCCCAGATCGGCCTCTTCGTGATGCTCGGCCTGGTCATGCAGATCGCAGACATCACCTGGGAGGTCGTGGGTGCCGCGCTGGTGGCCGGGACCGTGCTGACGATCGCCGCCCGACCGATCTCGGTCTGGGTCAGTTGCCTAGGCAGTGGCCTGCGGCTCAACGAGATGGGCTTCCTCTCGTGGGCGGGGCTGCGTGGCGCGGTGCCGATCGTACTTGCGACGATCCCGTTGGCCGAAGGTGTGCACG of the Nocardioides sp. genome contains:
- a CDS encoding potassium/proton antiporter yields the protein MTFDVHELDHFLLVAAAVTFLAVLAVRASSRFGMPSLLVYLLIGFILGDGIGFHLDDAQLAHALGFAALAVILAEGGLTTNWEDVRPSMRLGGLLATVGVVVSIAVVAVGAKFLLGFNWEMALLLGAITAPTDAAAVFSVLRALPLPRRLVATLEAESGFNDAPTVVLVTLIASGAISENHPGLIALIVIAELFAGVVIGAAVGFGGAWILRRAALPASGLYPIATFCVAFLAYGSAASVHASGFAAVYVAGLVLGNSELPHGAATRSFAEGVGWIAQIGLFVMLGLVMQIADITWEVVGAALVAGTVLTIAARPISVWVSCLGSGLRLNEMGFLSWAGLRGAVPIVLATIPLAEGVHGARELFAIVFVLVFLDTLVTAPTLPAFARLLRVVRRSEPRYLDIEAAPLERIAADLLQVSISDKSHMHGVEVGELRLPLGASISLVIRDGETLVPERRTVLKHGDDVLVVTPRKLRKRTEERLRKVSRKGRLAAWLDED